A genome region from Cucumis sativus cultivar 9930 chromosome 4, Cucumber_9930_V3, whole genome shotgun sequence includes the following:
- the LOC101203356 gene encoding putative pentatricopeptide repeat-containing protein At5g13230, mitochondrial, with product MIRSFGYRLKLPCSSFRAHYNYCATKSNLCYRFSAQAALPQQWTTSIGDPPRPEFDSYSYAALLQDCIQSGDLNLGKLIHCKIVKEGGCVDLFAFNVLLNAYVKLGLLSDARMVFDEMPERNTVSFVTLIHGYAQSNKFIEAFELFARLHGEGHELNPFVFTTVLKLLVSMEWAELGRIVHGCVLKVGYGSNTFIGTALIDAYSVSGCVSMAREVFDEISSKDMVSWTGMIASYAENDCFSEALEFFSQMRVAGFKPNNFTFAGVLKACLGLQNFDAGKTVHCSVLKTNYERDLYVGVGLLELYTRCGDNDDAWRAFGDMPKNDVIPWSFMISRFAQSGQSEKALEIFCQMRRAFVIPNQFTFSSVLQASADIESLDLSKTIHGHALKAGLSTDVFVSNALMACYAKCGCIEQSMELFEALSDRNDVSWNTIIVSYVQLGDGERALSLFSNMLRYQVQATEVTYSSILRACATLAALELGLQVHCLTAKTIYGQDVAVGNALIDMYAKCGSIKDARFMFDMLDLRDKVSWNAIICGYSMHGLGVEAIKMFNLMKETKCKPDELTFVGVLSACSNTGRLDEGKQYFTSMKQDYGIEPCMEHYTCMVWLMGRSGNLDQAVKFIEDIPFEPSVMIWRALLGACVIHNDVELGRISAQRVLELEPRDEASHVLLSNIYARARRWGNVAYVRKHMKRKGVKKEPGLSWIENQGNVHCFTVADTSHADLKLINGMLEFLNMKTRKAGYSPQLNAVLLDVEDDEKERLLWLHSERLALAFGLVRMPAGCPIRIIKNLRICVDCHSVIKLISKIVGRDIIVRDMNRFHHFENGSCSCADYW from the coding sequence ATGATCAGGTCATTTGGTTACCGCCTAAAGCTACCATGTTCATCTTTCAGAGCGCATTACAACTATTGTGCTACAAAAAGCAATCTTTGTTATCGCTTCTCTGCACAGGCTGCTCTGCCTCAGCAATGGACGACGAGTATCGGCGACCCACCGAGGCCAGAGTTCGATTCTTATTCCTATGCTGCTCTGCTCCAAGACTGTATCCAAAGCGGTGATTTAAATTTAGGAAAACTCATTCATTGTAAGATTGTGAAAGAAGGTGGTTGTGTGGACTTGTTTGCTTTCAATGTCCTTCTCAATGCTTATGTGAAACTTGGGTTGTTGTCCGATGCCAGAATGGTGTTCGATGAAATGCCCGAGAGAAATACTGTTTCGTTTGTGACGCTAATTCATGGGTATGCGCAGTCTAATAAATTCATTGAGGCATTTGAGTTGTTTGCTAGACTACACGGTGAAGGTCATGAGCTCAATCCGTTTGTTTTCACTACTGTTTTAAAGTTGCTTGTTAGTATGGAATGGGCAGAATTGGGACGTATTGTCCATGGTTGTGTACTTAAAGTTGGGTATGGTTCTAATACTTTTATTGGGACTGCTCTTATCGATGCTTACTCTGTTTCTGGCTGTGTTAGTATGGCTAGAGAAGTATTTGATGAGATTAGTTCTAAGGATATGGTATCTTGGACTGGGATGATTGCTTCTTATGCCGAAAATGATTGTTTCTCTGAAGCGTTGGAATTCTTCTCACAGATGAGGGTAGCTGGATTCAAGCcaaataattttacttttgctGGTGTGCTTAAGGCCTGTCTTGGCCTGCAGAATTTTGATGCAGGGAAGACGGTTCATTGTTctgttttaaaaacaaattatgagCGAGATCTTTATGTAGGAGTTGGGCTACTTGAACTGTACACTAGGTGTGGTGATAATGATGATGCTTGGCGAGCATTTGGGGATATGCCTAAAAACGATGTGATTCCATGGAGTTTCATGATTTCAAGATTTGCGCAAAGTGGTCAATCTGAAAAGGCTTTGGAAATTTTTTGTCAAATGAGGAGAGCTTTTGTTATACCCAAtcaatttacattttctaGTGTGCTCCAAGCTTCTGCAGACATTGAGAGTTTAGATTTGAGTAAAACAATTCATGGACATGCACTTAAGGCCGGACTATCTACTGATGTGTTTGTATCCAATGCCCTTATGGCTTGCTATGCTAAGTGTGGGTGTATTGAACAATCTATGGAACTATTTGAGGCGTTATCGGACAGAAATGATGTTTCTTGGAACACAATTATTGTAAGCTATGTGCAGTTGGGTGACGGGGAGAGGGCATTGAGTCTGTTTTCCAACATGCTTAGATACCAAGTGCAGGCAACTGAAGTGACTTACTCTAGCATCCTCCGTGCTTGTGCTACTCTTGCTGCCTTAGAACTTGGACTTCAGGTTCATTGCTTGACAGCTAAAACCATCTATGGCCAAGATGTTGCGGTTGGTAATGCTTTGATAGATATGTATGCCAAGTGTGGTAGCATTAAAGATGCTCGTTTTATGTTTGACATGTTGGATCTACGAGACAAAGTTTCCTGGAATGCTATTATCTGTGGATATTCTATGCATGGTCTAGGAGTGGAGgcaataaaaatgtttaatcttatgaaagaaacaaagtgcAAACCGGACGAGTTGACTTTTGTTGGTGTCTTGTCAGCCTGTAGTAACACCGGCCGGTTAGATGAAGGAAAACAGTATTTTACTTCGATGAAACAGGATTATGGGATTGAACCATGTATGGAGCATTATACCTGTATGGTGTGGCTTATGGGGAGGTCAGGTAATCTTGATCAGGCCGTGAAGTTTATTGAAGATATCCCTTTTGAGCCCAGTGTAATGATTTGGCGTGCTTTACTTGGGGCTTGTGTAATTCACAATGATGTTGAATTGGGAAGAATTTCTGCTCAGCGCGTGCTTGAGTTGGAACCTCGAGATGAAGCAAGCCATGTATTATTGTCCAACATCTATGCAAGGGCGAGAAGGTGGGGTAATGTGGCTTATGTTAGAAAgcatatgaaaagaaaaggagtaaAGAAGGAGCCTGGATTAAGTTGGATTGAGAACCAGGGTAATGTTCATTGTTTTACCGTGGCCGATACTTCACATGCTGACCTGAAGTTAATCAATGGGATGCTTGAatttttaaacatgaaaaCCAGGAAAGCAGGGTATTCTCCTCAGCTTAATGCCGTACTACTTGATGTGGAAGATGATGAGAAGGAGCGTCTCCTTTGGTTACACAGTGAAAGATTAGCCTTGGCTTTTGGGCTGGTTAGGATGCCAGCTGGATGCCCGATTCGCATAATTAAAAATCTCCGTATTTGTGTTGATTGCCATTCTGTAATTAAGTTAATATCGAAGATTGTTGGGCGTGATATTATTGTTAGAGACATGAATCGTTTTCATCACTTTGAGAATGGGTCATGCTCTTGTGCTGACTACTGGTGA
- the LOC101203114 gene encoding calreticulin-3 encodes MEEFTPNPNLHFLPSVKLFISLLLINSVFTFHSALSEIFFEERFEDGWKSRWVLSDWKRSEGKAGTFKHTGGKWAGDPDDKGIQTYNDAKHFAISAKIPEFTNENRTLVVQYSIKFEQEIECGGGYLKLHSGYVNQKKYGGDTPYSMMFGPDLCGTQTKKLHAILSYQGQNYPIKKDLQCETDKLTHFYTFILRPDASYSILVDNRERDSGSMYSDWDILPPRKIKDVKAKKPADWDDREYIEDPNDAKPEGYDSIPSEIPDPKAKEPDTWDEDEDGIWKAPKVPNPAYKGPWKRKKIKNPNYKGKWKATWIDNPEFEDDPNLYVLKPIKYVGIEVWQVKAGSVFDNILICDDPQYAKEVVDDTFARIKEAEKEAFEEAEKERKAREEKEAQRAREEGEKRRRERDYRHRDRRRHYRRDRHDIDDYYHDEL; translated from the exons ATGGAGGAGTTTACTCCCAATCCCAATCTCCACTTTCTTCCTTCCGTCAAGCTTTTCATTTCACTTCTGCTCATCAATTCCGTCTTCACTTTCCACTCTGCTCTCTCTGAAATTTTCTTCGAAGAGAGATTCGAAG ATGGATGGAAGAGCCGTTGGGTCTTATCTGACTGGAAAAGAAGTGAAGGGAAAGCTGGGACTTTTAAGCACACAGGCGGAAAATGGGCTGGAGATCCAGATGACAAAG GCATTCAGACTTACAATGATGCTAAGCATTTTGCCATATCTGCAAAGATACCGGAGTTCACCAATGAGAACAGAACTCTAGTGGTCCAGTATTCTATAAAATTCGAACAGGAGATTGAATGTGGTGGCGGGTACCTTAAGCTTCATTCTGGTTATGTCAATCAGAAGAAATATGGTGGCGATACCCCTTACAG TATGATGTTTGGGCCAGATTTATGTGGTACGCAGACGAAAAAACTCCATGCGATACTTTCTTACCAGGGGCAGAATTATCCCATAAAGAAGGATTTGCAATGTGAAACAGACAAGTTAACTCACTTCTACACATTCATTCTTAGGCCTGATGCTAGTTACAGTATACTTGTTGATAATCGAGAACGAGATTCTGGAAGCATGTACAGTGATTGGGACATCCTGCCACCTAGGAAAATCAAAGATGTTAAGGCGAAAAAG CCTGCTGACTGGGATGACAGAGAATACATTGAAGATCCTAATGATGCTAAACCGGAG gGATATGATTCAATTCCATCCGAGATTCCTGATCCAAAGGCTAAAGAG CCTGATACGTGGGACGAGGATGAGGATGGCATATGGAAGGCTCCCAAGGTTCCAAATCCAGCATACAAGGGACCGTGGAAGCGTAAG AAAATCAAGAACCCCAATTACAAGGGAAAATGGAAGGCTACATGGATTGATAATCCAG AGTTTGAGGACGATCCTAATCTTTACGTGCTAAAACCAATAAAGTATGTGGGCATTGAAGTTTGGCAG GTAAAAGCTGGATCAGTTTTTGACAACATTTTGATATGCGATGACCCCCAATATGCAAAGGAAGTTGTTGATGATACGTTTGCTAGGATTAAGGAg GCTGAAAAGGAAGCTTTTGAGGAagcagaaaaagaaaggaaggcTAGGGAAGAAAAG GAGGCTCAAAGGGCTCGAGAGGAAggtgaaaagagaagaagggaGCGAGACTATCGTCATAGAGATAGGCGGCGGCATTATCGAAGG GATCGACATGACATCGATGACTACTACCAT GATGAGCTATGA